A genomic region of Bdellovibrionales bacterium contains the following coding sequences:
- a CDS encoding CpaF family protein — MANGDGSVFEQAIRNFLGPVVPLLEDERVTEVMINGHNEIWVEVAGKIQKTNLNFKNEDALRAAVNNIAQSVGRRISDEEPRLDARLPNGYRIHAVIPPCSRKGTTVAIRKFSTKQMSFKDYVNIGAMTVDAAQFLDVCMKLGKNILVSGGTGSGKTTLLGVLCNRIPKGQRIIVIEDASELRVEYEHVVFFETRLADEQGRGEVTIRDLLKSSLRLRPDRIIVGEVRGSEALELVQAMNTGHKGCLGTVHANSPSDAIVRLEALAQGGDKGLSEKALRYQIASAIDLIVQVSRYSDGSRRLGSIAEVRGFTSDGSYDVVPLLNLSRLTKGPDGKLIGQLQPTGEIPSFMSEIEDNQIPFSRSKFGAKAS, encoded by the coding sequence ATGGCAAATGGGGACGGCAGTGTTTTTGAGCAGGCCATTCGAAATTTTCTAGGACCTGTTGTGCCTCTGCTGGAGGACGAGAGAGTCACTGAAGTGATGATTAATGGTCACAATGAGATCTGGGTCGAAGTTGCTGGAAAAATTCAAAAAACAAATCTCAATTTCAAGAACGAGGACGCCTTGCGAGCGGCGGTCAACAATATTGCTCAAAGCGTGGGAAGGCGAATCAGCGACGAGGAACCCCGGCTCGATGCTCGGTTGCCCAACGGCTATCGGATCCATGCGGTGATTCCGCCCTGTTCGAGGAAGGGAACGACTGTTGCAATTCGAAAATTTTCTACTAAGCAAATGTCATTTAAGGACTATGTGAACATAGGAGCTATGACTGTTGATGCGGCCCAATTTCTTGATGTGTGCATGAAATTGGGAAAAAATATTTTGGTCAGCGGAGGTACGGGATCGGGAAAGACAACGCTGCTTGGTGTTTTGTGCAATCGGATACCCAAAGGACAGAGGATTATTGTTATTGAAGACGCCAGTGAGTTGAGGGTTGAATACGAGCATGTTGTCTTTTTTGAAACGAGGCTGGCGGATGAACAGGGTCGTGGCGAAGTGACGATTCGTGATTTACTTAAGAGCAGTTTGCGCCTACGGCCCGATCGTATTATTGTTGGTGAAGTGCGTGGGTCAGAGGCCCTTGAGCTCGTGCAAGCCATGAACACCGGGCACAAAGGTTGTTTGGGAACCGTGCACGCGAATTCCCCAAGTGATGCAATTGTGCGCTTGGAGGCTCTTGCCCAAGGCGGAGACAAAGGTCTTAGTGAAAAAGCTCTGCGCTACCAAATTGCTTCTGCCATAGATTTGATAGTACAAGTTTCTCGGTATTCTGATGGCTCCCGGCGGTTAGGGAGCATAGCGGAGGTCAGAGGATTTACCTCCGATGGTTCCTATGATGTTGTGCCGTTGCTAAATCTGAGTCGTTTGACGAAGGGACCAGATGGAAAACTCATAGGCCAGTTGCAACCCACCGGGGAGATTCCATCCTTTATGTCTGAGATTGAGGACAA
- a CDS encoding cupredoxin domain-containing protein: MKESAPEGRAQDTTIFDHLISAQNRDGVQEIVILNTEAGFVPNTVRVREGESYKVHVVNVNEKEKNVSFVMDSFSEHHATYFGKMRSFVMSPKKEGIYSFVCPETSAQGRVVVHAVSAEAGIRRPASEE, encoded by the coding sequence ATGAAGGAATCAGCCCCGGAGGGCAGAGCTCAAGATACGACAATCTTTGATCACTTGATTTCTGCTCAGAACAGAGACGGCGTTCAAGAAATCGTTATCTTGAATACTGAAGCTGGATTTGTTCCGAATACGGTGAGAGTTCGAGAAGGAGAAAGTTACAAAGTTCATGTTGTGAATGTGAATGAAAAAGAAAAAAACGTCAGTTTTGTGATGGATTCGTTTAGTGAGCACCATGCCACGTATTTTGGAAAAATGAGGTCATTTGTAATGAGTCCCAAAAAGGAAGGTATCTATTCATTTGTCTGTCCCGAGACCTCTGCTCAAGGGAGAGTGGTCGTGCATGCAGTCTCCGCTGAGGCGGGGATTCGGCGTCCCGCCTCAGAGGAATGA
- a CDS encoding cytochrome, translating into MYLQGNLQQVFDALYELGIIDPVLQMDWGQALEQMPHHLDHYHKAIGAANLYQDDKKTLMDELKKLNESALKYLAMEVAREYADFHAREILH; encoded by the coding sequence ATGTATTTACAGGGCAATCTACAACAAGTTTTTGATGCGCTCTATGAGCTTGGAATCATTGATCCAGTTTTGCAAATGGACTGGGGGCAAGCTCTTGAGCAGATGCCGCACCACCTTGATCACTATCACAAGGCGATCGGTGCCGCAAATCTCTATCAGGATGATAAGAAAACTCTCATGGATGAATTGAAAAAATTAAATGAGTCAGCTCTCAAATACTTGGCCATGGAGGTAGCTCGTGAGTATGCCGATTTTCACGCGCGTGAAATTTTACATTAA
- a CDS encoding PhoH family protein — translation MAIEGRASRKIVLDTNVILFDALAITKFKDSDIFIPFSVIEEVDRFKRDLGENGRNARHFSRFIDVLRSQGPLASGVLLENSKSYVYVSTDMSLEGMPPELDGMKADNRILATALSLQRKFPIGQVELVTKDINLRIKADVFGINAKDYDPDETSFEEMYTGVKELEVDPLIIDRFYREKSVVYEGTQRLHSNQYVVMKDSSNPNHSAIGRFSGLQGRIVSLICPTESIWGIHPRNVEQSFALDALLNDELLFVSLVGKAGTGKTLMAIAAGLHKTLDDGYFQRLLVSRPIFPMGRDIGYLPGDVEQKLNPWMQPIFDNVEFLLGADKKAAGRAQELINQGMLNIEPLTYIRGRSIPNQYLIVDEAQNLTPHEIKTIITRAGQKTKVVLTGDCYQIDNPYVDSANSGLTYAVERFKGQHISAHVTLTKGERSELAELAANIL, via the coding sequence ATGGCAATTGAGGGGCGTGCAAGTCGTAAGATTGTTCTCGATACCAATGTGATTTTGTTTGATGCTCTGGCGATCACAAAATTCAAAGATTCGGATATCTTCATTCCGTTTTCCGTTATTGAAGAAGTTGACCGATTCAAAAGAGATTTAGGAGAGAATGGCCGCAATGCCCGCCATTTTTCTCGATTTATCGATGTTTTAAGAAGCCAAGGACCTTTGGCCAGTGGAGTCTTGCTAGAAAATAGCAAAAGTTACGTTTATGTGAGCACTGATATGAGCCTTGAGGGCATGCCGCCAGAGCTTGACGGTATGAAGGCTGACAATCGTATTTTGGCAACGGCTCTGAGCTTGCAACGAAAGTTTCCGATTGGTCAGGTCGAATTGGTCACAAAGGATATCAATCTTCGCATCAAGGCAGATGTTTTTGGTATCAATGCCAAGGACTATGATCCAGACGAGACCTCATTTGAGGAGATGTACACCGGGGTCAAGGAATTGGAGGTAGACCCTCTGATCATAGATCGTTTTTATCGAGAGAAGTCAGTTGTTTATGAAGGAACCCAGAGGCTCCATTCGAATCAATATGTGGTAATGAAGGATTCTTCGAATCCAAATCACAGTGCTATTGGCAGATTTAGCGGCCTTCAGGGTAGAATTGTTTCACTCATTTGTCCCACCGAGAGCATTTGGGGTATTCACCCTCGAAATGTAGAACAGAGTTTTGCTTTGGACGCACTTCTGAATGACGAGCTCTTGTTTGTTTCTCTTGTAGGTAAGGCTGGAACCGGAAAAACTCTGATGGCGATTGCGGCAGGTCTTCATAAAACCCTTGATGATGGATATTTCCAAAGGCTGTTGGTGAGCCGACCGATCTTTCCGATGGGTCGAGATATCGGGTATCTTCCGGGGGATGTGGAGCAAAAACTAAATCCCTGGATGCAGCCTATATTTGACAACGTGGAGTTCCTTTTAGGAGCAGATAAGAAGGCAGCGGGTCGAGCGCAAGAATTGATCAATCAGGGTATGTTGAATATCGAACCTTTGACGTATATCAGAGGCCGCAGTATTCCCAACCAGTACCTTATTGTTGATGAGGCGCAAAACCTCACTCCGCATGAAATCAAGACCATTATCACTCGAGCTGGGCAGAAGACAAAAGTCGTTCTGACAGGCGACTGTTATCAGATTGATAATCCTTATGTGGACTCTGCTAACAGCGGTCTGACTTATGCGGTGGAGCGATTCAAGGGTCAGCACATTTCGGCCCATGTCACCCTGACCAAGGGCGAGAGATCCGAACTAGCTGAGCTTGCTGCCAATATTCTATAG
- a CDS encoding PilZ domain-containing protein, which translates to MRPKASNVIDLAKRRQTRKKSKKRDEPPVSDEINQAESQILIQEQAPIVDMTVRRIEQIQKERRTVKRTILTEFIGAFAVLPQMGLMKVSLYDISENGMSFDVEMDLGKFAKGEEIAMRVYLNQYTYFPFVIKVRNQRQEGPEGVFRHGADFVKGSVNDVALGHFVKFIETVSASLERDGGDVMVSNLKE; encoded by the coding sequence ATGAGACCTAAAGCGAGTAATGTCATAGATTTAGCGAAAAGGCGTCAGACTAGAAAAAAGTCTAAAAAGAGGGATGAGCCCCCAGTCAGCGACGAAATAAACCAAGCTGAGAGCCAAATTCTCATCCAAGAACAGGCCCCTATCGTGGATATGACTGTGCGGCGAATCGAGCAGATCCAGAAGGAGCGTCGCACCGTAAAGCGCACGATATTGACCGAGTTTATTGGCGCGTTCGCTGTGTTGCCTCAAATGGGCCTCATGAAGGTTTCTCTTTATGATATTTCCGAGAATGGGATGTCATTTGATGTGGAAATGGACCTCGGAAAATTTGCCAAGGGCGAAGAAATTGCCATGCGGGTCTACCTCAACCAATACACTTATTTTCCGTTTGTAATCAAAGTGAGAAATCAGCGTCAGGAAGGCCCAGAAGGAGTTTTTCGCCATGGAGCTGATTTTGTAAAGGGGTCTGTCAATGACGTTGCCTTGGGTCATTTTGTCAAGTTCATAGAAACCGTTTCGGCCAGCTTGGAGAGAGACGGGGGAGATGTCATGGTCTCCAATCTAAAGGAATAG
- a CDS encoding aminopeptidase, whose amino-acid sequence MTYYMKSAYNQAKILNARVSIDKALENQTLNENTKHKLRLALDARQFSEQNLGLKATQNYTTFADIGRPYVSWIVHASPAFELKHHLWKFPIVGSLPYKGFFSEEEAKQEAQIFSDQNFDTYVRGVTAYSTLGWFEDPILNTMMNYSDHDLVNLIIHETVHTTLYIKSQAEFNEQLASFIGNIGTELFYRAKEGSNSQTLELISRQSHDEKIFSDFISQEIDELTKWYQTQQSSLNTDAKKIRLEQINERFKSNILPKMKTAHFRFFSQQELNNAKLLALKTYVYDLSVFERVFDKLNRNFSDFLKLCKSLEKERDPKSKIEEFGTTKNQPDN is encoded by the coding sequence ATCACGTACTATATGAAAAGTGCCTATAACCAGGCCAAAATACTCAATGCCCGGGTGAGCATTGATAAGGCATTGGAAAATCAAACCCTTAACGAAAACACCAAACATAAATTGAGATTGGCACTCGACGCACGCCAATTTTCCGAACAAAATTTGGGCCTCAAAGCAACTCAAAACTACACGACCTTCGCAGACATCGGGAGACCCTATGTGTCTTGGATTGTTCACGCCTCTCCCGCCTTCGAACTCAAGCACCATCTCTGGAAATTTCCGATCGTCGGAAGCCTCCCCTACAAGGGCTTTTTTTCAGAAGAGGAAGCAAAACAAGAAGCCCAGATTTTCTCGGATCAAAACTTTGACACTTATGTTCGAGGTGTCACAGCTTATTCAACCCTCGGATGGTTTGAAGACCCAATCCTCAACACAATGATGAATTACTCTGATCATGATTTGGTAAATTTGATCATACACGAAACCGTTCACACAACTCTCTACATAAAGAGTCAAGCCGAATTTAACGAACAATTGGCAAGCTTTATTGGCAATATCGGCACTGAGCTCTTTTATCGCGCGAAAGAAGGCAGCAACTCTCAAACTCTGGAATTGATTTCCAGGCAATCTCACGACGAAAAAATCTTCTCAGATTTTATAAGTCAAGAAATCGACGAACTTACCAAATGGTATCAAACTCAACAGTCCTCCCTGAACACAGATGCAAAGAAGATTCGTCTGGAACAAATCAACGAGCGATTCAAATCCAATATTTTGCCAAAAATGAAAACTGCACATTTTCGATTTTTTAGCCAGCAGGAATTAAATAACGCCAAGCTGCTCGCCCTTAAAACCTACGTTTATGATTTATCAGTCTTTGAACGAGTATTTGATAAACTGAATCGCAATTTTTCCGATTTTCTCAAGCTATGCAAGTCATTGGAAAAGGAGCGAGATCCAAAATCAAAAATCGAAGAATTCGGAACGACCAAAAATCAACCTGACAATTGA
- a CDS encoding GGDEF domain-containing protein: protein MGRGKDDEEAPLDKTSVVQSETFKVRLAQAGQAPPSLILLVGPASAVGRQWPIEDTDRILGRAATAHVSVDDRSVSKSHCKLILSSGDVSIIDLDSTNKTVINGRVLTPLVPHKLVSNDQIKTGNVIFKFLERGNIETVATGMTYEKAHTDALTGIANRGGLNSRAMDSFRRSDLLGVPFSIVTFDIDHFKSVNDTFGHPAGDYVLVEISRVIRDKLIREGDFFARAGGEEFCLILLGSGLNQAHEIGERIRHTIEIHEFLFEGRKIPITISAGVATRTPQDKTWADVFERADKALYVSKRAGRNRVHVGS, encoded by the coding sequence ATGGGTCGTGGTAAAGATGATGAAGAAGCGCCTCTCGACAAAACCAGCGTGGTTCAGAGCGAGACGTTTAAGGTTCGTCTGGCCCAGGCGGGCCAGGCGCCGCCATCCCTGATACTTCTTGTGGGGCCGGCCAGTGCTGTTGGGAGACAGTGGCCCATAGAGGATACCGACCGCATTCTGGGTCGTGCAGCTACGGCTCATGTTTCTGTGGATGATCGCAGTGTGAGCAAGTCGCACTGCAAGCTTATTCTGTCTAGCGGGGACGTTTCGATCATTGATTTAGATTCTACGAATAAAACAGTAATAAATGGTCGTGTCTTGACGCCATTGGTTCCCCACAAGCTGGTGAGCAATGATCAAATAAAAACGGGGAACGTGATTTTTAAATTTCTGGAGAGAGGAAACATAGAAACTGTCGCGACGGGCATGACCTATGAAAAGGCCCATACTGATGCCCTTACAGGCATCGCCAATCGTGGTGGATTGAATTCTCGTGCCATGGATTCGTTTCGCCGCTCGGATTTGCTTGGAGTCCCTTTTAGCATTGTAACTTTTGATATCGATCATTTTAAGTCAGTCAACGATACTTTTGGTCATCCAGCGGGTGATTATGTTTTGGTGGAAATCTCTCGGGTCATTCGTGACAAGCTCATCAGGGAAGGTGACTTCTTTGCTCGCGCAGGGGGTGAGGAGTTTTGCCTGATTCTGTTGGGTAGCGGACTTAATCAGGCTCACGAAATTGGTGAGAGGATTAGACACACAATCGAAATTCATGAATTCCTTTTTGAGGGGCGCAAAATTCCAATTACAATATCGGCAGGGGTTGCAACCAGAACTCCTCAGGACAAGACGTGGGCTGATGTCTTTGAACGTGCAGATAAGGCTCTCTATGTGTCAAAAAGGGCGGGTCGAAATCGCGTCCATGTAGGTTCTTAA
- a CDS encoding metallophosphoesterase: MKKRIKLIVSDLHLGLGRVLETGQTNPLEEFLYDEKFVEFLHFYTTGKYSEYEVELVLNGDIFNFLQVDFRGHFLTVITESVSLDKTKRIIEGHPQFFQAIKDFVKKEGNVVTYVVGNHDQCILWPGVRAHLNETLGTTIRFKNIVYFVDGVHIEHGHMHEAANRLNPRKFFLRRNLPEPVLNLPFGSHFFVEFVLKIKQQYPHVDKIRPVNRMMRWALLNETWFTIKAGIGLVFYFVKALFSKDPRRSIPIKRILQVVFERTIFPDLSESARRILLDERVHTVIFGHTHVYQYRQWGAEMEYFNTGTWTEITSLDISSLGMITKLTYVLLDYPDDGGRPRGRLKEWHGYHRIEEDVAVS; encoded by the coding sequence ATGAAAAAGCGAATAAAATTGATTGTAAGCGATCTCCACCTTGGTCTGGGCAGGGTTTTGGAGACAGGGCAAACAAACCCTCTCGAAGAGTTCCTCTATGATGAGAAGTTTGTGGAATTTTTGCATTTCTATACGACCGGAAAATACTCAGAATATGAAGTTGAACTTGTTTTGAATGGCGACATTTTCAACTTTCTTCAGGTTGATTTTAGAGGACATTTCCTCACAGTTATCACTGAGTCAGTCTCTTTGGATAAAACGAAACGCATTATTGAGGGGCACCCCCAATTTTTTCAAGCAATCAAAGATTTTGTCAAAAAAGAGGGTAACGTCGTGACTTATGTGGTGGGGAATCATGACCAATGCATTCTGTGGCCCGGAGTGCGCGCCCACCTGAACGAGACCTTGGGGACGACCATTAGGTTTAAAAATATTGTCTACTTTGTCGATGGGGTGCATATCGAGCATGGTCATATGCATGAGGCCGCCAATCGTTTGAATCCGCGAAAATTCTTTTTAAGAAGAAATTTACCTGAACCAGTTTTGAATCTACCCTTTGGATCTCATTTTTTTGTTGAATTTGTATTGAAAATTAAACAGCAGTATCCGCATGTGGACAAAATTCGTCCCGTAAATCGAATGATGCGTTGGGCTCTGCTAAACGAGACCTGGTTTACAATAAAGGCGGGGATTGGACTTGTTTTTTATTTTGTGAAGGCTCTGTTCTCAAAGGACCCCCGTCGTAGCATTCCCATCAAACGAATTTTGCAAGTGGTTTTTGAACGAACAATTTTTCCAGATCTGAGTGAATCTGCCCGCCGCATTCTTTTAGATGAAAGAGTGCATACTGTTATTTTTGGACATACTCATGTTTACCAGTATCGCCAGTGGGGCGCCGAAATGGAATACTTTAATACAGGAACATGGACAGAGATCACCTCTCTTGATATTTCATCTCTGGGAATGATAACTAAACTCACCTATGTTTTACTTGATTATCCCGATGACGGAGGGCGTCCGCGGGGACGTCTCAAGGAGTGGCATGGGTATCACAGAATTGAAGAAGATGTGGCGGTTTCATAA
- a CDS encoding GGDEF domain-containing protein, producing MGSKIIQQLGQMLFENIRSCDYGFRYGGDEFVIILTGTGAKAGKSVAERIRHDIANKIFVVDGQSVSVTVSIGVAAYPQHGLTKEEVLKIADQAMYSGKNISRNLVYLAS from the coding sequence ATTGGTTCGAAGATTATTCAGCAGCTGGGACAAATGCTTTTTGAGAACATTAGGTCCTGCGATTATGGTTTTCGCTATGGCGGTGATGAGTTCGTGATAATTTTAACGGGAACGGGAGCGAAGGCTGGAAAGTCGGTGGCGGAGCGAATTCGTCACGACATTGCAAACAAGATATTTGTTGTCGACGGTCAAAGTGTCTCCGTGACAGTGAGCATTGGGGTTGCCGCCTATCCTCAGCATGGTTTGACAAAAGAAGAAGTACTCAAAATAGCTGACCAGGCTATGTACTCAGGTAAGAATATAAGTCGCAATTTAGTGTATTTGGCGAGCTAA
- a CDS encoding diguanylate cyclase, protein MALTWLYLSHRRSQKAPWLSFLAKEGYSVIRCDDPAKLESIIEREHIDGIFFDGKSGTSFWNVTLATLEKYPSLPAAFALSAKDRGRSEIGEGELRLYLFERESKGRKRQVLKNLLNLGALRRLLNEQEKRLRHTVQMDPLAMFDRLEINHIIDRMLGHFGPLIPARNVHWITHSEMLRLFALDESSYKLELTHRFMTNPLLRSYHEGDLSRVHRILREIPWGNSGVKENESFLKWQALGKHHALIELRGEDGDHVVGHLLLEEIEADHIDFLASQIIASMRYIMPLLVLGLRCWEAESQGFKDILTPLYNQKFLSLVIDNEINRCKRTEGEFTVLFLDVEYFK, encoded by the coding sequence ATGGCACTGACTTGGCTATATTTATCGCACAGGCGTTCACAAAAGGCTCCTTGGCTGAGCTTTCTCGCAAAGGAAGGCTACTCTGTTATTCGCTGCGATGATCCAGCGAAGCTGGAGTCCATCATAGAGCGGGAACACATTGACGGCATATTTTTTGACGGGAAGTCAGGGACTTCATTTTGGAATGTGACACTCGCTACCTTGGAGAAATATCCAAGTTTACCCGCCGCTTTTGCACTTTCTGCAAAAGATCGGGGTCGATCCGAAATTGGAGAGGGCGAACTGCGTCTCTATTTGTTTGAACGAGAATCGAAGGGCCGAAAACGGCAAGTTCTAAAAAATCTCTTGAATTTAGGAGCCCTCCGTCGGCTCTTGAATGAACAAGAAAAAAGACTGCGTCACACCGTTCAAATGGATCCTTTGGCCATGTTTGATAGATTAGAGATAAATCACATAATCGATCGAATGCTTGGTCATTTTGGACCTTTGATTCCAGCCCGCAATGTGCATTGGATCACTCATTCTGAAATGCTTCGTCTCTTTGCTCTTGATGAAAGTTCATACAAGTTAGAGTTGACACATCGGTTCATGACGAATCCACTCTTGCGGTCTTATCACGAGGGGGACTTGAGTCGAGTTCACCGTATACTGAGGGAAATTCCGTGGGGAAATTCCGGCGTCAAAGAAAATGAATCATTTTTAAAATGGCAGGCTTTGGGAAAACATCATGCCCTTATTGAATTGAGAGGAGAAGACGGAGACCATGTCGTCGGACATCTCCTTCTTGAGGAAATCGAAGCAGACCATATTGACTTTCTTGCGAGCCAAATTATCGCATCGATGCGATATATCATGCCTTTGCTTGTCTTGGGTTTGCGTTGCTGGGAGGCTGAGTCACAAGGGTTTAAAGACATTCTAACTCCACTGTATAACCAGAAATTTCTATCCTTGGTAATTGATAACGAGATAAACCGCTGCAAGAGGACGGAGGGAGAATTTACAGTTCTTTTTCTAGACGTGGAGTATTTTAAATGA
- a CDS encoding bifunctional hydroxymethylpyrimidine kinase/phosphomethylpyrimidine kinase, which yields MSEILVVGSMAYDTISTPEDRVECTLGGSANYFSVAASLYAKVNVVGVVGSDYRKEDFDLLSGRSINLEGLKQVSGKTFHWEGKYERDMNDAITLETQLNVFEDFDPELPKSYRKSKFVFLANINPELQLRVLDQVEDPKFVGSDTMNFWITSRRSQLADVLRRVDLLLVNEGEAQQLTGQRNTIQAAREIVGMGPRGVVIKRGEYGFVLYAEEQFFILPSFPISHVVDPTGAGDTFAGGFFGYLARIGSGWNLSHLKQACMHGCVMASHTVQGFGLNAIRHLDWPMIEKRLAEYRTVVSHH from the coding sequence ATGTCAGAGATTTTGGTAGTTGGTAGCATGGCCTATGATACCATTTCGACTCCTGAAGACAGAGTGGAGTGTACTCTTGGCGGAAGTGCCAATTATTTTTCTGTGGCGGCCTCGCTGTATGCGAAGGTGAATGTGGTTGGCGTTGTGGGGAGCGACTATCGCAAGGAGGATTTCGATTTGTTATCTGGGCGCTCAATTAATCTTGAGGGTTTGAAGCAGGTGTCTGGCAAAACCTTTCATTGGGAAGGTAAATATGAGCGCGATATGAATGATGCGATCACTTTAGAAACTCAGCTTAATGTTTTTGAGGATTTTGATCCGGAACTACCAAAATCCTATCGCAAATCTAAATTCGTATTTTTAGCTAATATTAACCCTGAGCTTCAGTTGCGAGTTCTTGATCAGGTCGAAGATCCGAAGTTTGTGGGATCTGACACGATGAATTTTTGGATCACTTCGAGACGTTCACAATTGGCTGACGTCTTGCGTCGCGTGGATTTGTTGTTAGTAAATGAGGGAGAGGCTCAGCAGTTGACAGGTCAAAGAAACACCATTCAAGCAGCCAGGGAAATCGTGGGCATGGGCCCCCGTGGAGTGGTGATCAAGCGAGGTGAATATGGATTTGTTCTTTACGCTGAGGAGCAATTCTTTATTCTGCCTTCTTTTCCCATTTCACATGTGGTTGATCCGACAGGTGCTGGCGATACTTTTGCTGGAGGATTTTTTGGCTATTTGGCGAGGATTGGATCGGGGTGGAATTTAAGTCATTTGAAACAAGCCTGTATGCACGGCTGTGTGATGGCGAGCCATACGGTTCAAGGTTTTGGATTGAATGCCATTCGTCACCTCGACTGGCCTATGATCGAGAAACGATTGGCCGAATACCGGACCGTGGTTTCTCATCATTAG
- the rlmN gene encoding 23S rRNA (adenine(2503)-C(2))-methyltransferase RlmN → MENSAISDPIGSRVKFYGLTQSQLEELLIGQGKERFRAQQLFRWVYGLRVLEVDLMTNISKKLRSQIPEIFDFSLPPVIKEWVSGDGTQKFLFDMGEGRSVEAVLIPSKGRLTLCVSTEVGCNMACRFCFTGKQKLIRRLETWEVVGQFVQIQYRLYEESRRITNVVFMGMGEPLDNPQAVFDAIDIWHNPWGYNLSLRKVTVSTSGLIPQIPLVTASGARLAVSLNAASDQIRDQIMPINKKWPLRALLEACREHARISKDKVTLEYVLLKGVTDSLEDARRLYELTKDVPCKINIIPFNEHPNSGFERPSDSRVVAFQEELMRRGVHVLRRRTMGRDIYAACGQLTTANKEQPQLVIN, encoded by the coding sequence ATGGAAAATTCGGCGATATCGGATCCGATTGGTAGCAGGGTGAAGTTCTATGGACTGACTCAGTCTCAACTGGAGGAACTGCTCATTGGCCAGGGCAAGGAGAGGTTTCGAGCCCAACAATTGTTTCGTTGGGTCTATGGTCTCAGGGTCTTGGAAGTTGACTTAATGACCAATATTTCCAAGAAACTGAGATCTCAAATACCTGAAATATTTGATTTTTCTCTTCCTCCAGTCATCAAAGAATGGGTGAGTGGGGATGGAACCCAAAAATTTCTTTTTGACATGGGTGAAGGTCGTTCCGTCGAGGCGGTTCTAATTCCCTCAAAAGGCAGGCTGACATTATGTGTTTCGACTGAGGTGGGTTGCAATATGGCTTGTCGGTTTTGTTTCACTGGCAAGCAAAAGCTGATTCGTCGTCTGGAAACATGGGAGGTCGTGGGGCAGTTCGTTCAGATTCAGTATCGCTTGTACGAAGAATCGCGACGAATAACGAATGTCGTATTCATGGGCATGGGGGAGCCACTTGATAATCCGCAGGCCGTCTTTGATGCCATCGATATTTGGCATAATCCCTGGGGTTATAATTTGTCGCTTCGGAAAGTGACGGTTTCAACATCGGGATTGATTCCACAAATACCTTTGGTTACAGCAAGTGGGGCGCGGTTAGCCGTCAGTTTAAATGCGGCGAGCGATCAAATACGAGATCAAATCATGCCGATCAATAAAAAGTGGCCTTTGCGCGCTTTGCTGGAAGCTTGTCGCGAGCATGCCCGAATCTCAAAAGACAAGGTGACTTTAGAATACGTGCTTCTTAAGGGTGTTACGGATTCCTTAGAGGACGCACGGCGGCTATATGAATTAACCAAGGATGTTCCTTGCAAGATCAACATTATTCCGTTTAATGAACATCCAAATTCGGGATTTGAGCGACCGAGTGACAGTAGGGTTGTCGCTTTTCAGGAAGAGCTGATGCGCAGAGGCGTCCATGTATTACGCCGCCGAACAATGGGGCGGGATATTTATGCGGCTTGCGGTCAGTTGACGACGGCCAATAAGGAACAGCCTCAACTCGTGATAAATTGA